The Lactobacillus acidophilus DNA segment AAAGATTTATTGGTAGTAGTAGATGAAATGCCACCATTGACTCCTGAATTGGTGACTTTGTCTGCTGATTTAGCTGAAAATATTTATTCATATAGAATTAAAATTTTACAAGCAATGCTTCCGTGGGTAATGAGAGCCAATTATCGCAAGTTGTTGGTTCCTGCAAATGCTCAAGCTGAGAAGATGCAATTTTTTCAAGGAGATCCAATCGATTTAAACAAAATAACGGATCTTAAGGATATTAAAAAGATTCGTAAATTGCTTAGAGATGGTGATGCTAAGATTGAATATGTCGTTGAAAATAAAGCTAAGAAGAAAAAAGAGAATCAATATGAATTAGTGTTAGAATCTGAAGAGTATACCAAAATTTATAATACTTTAAGACAGAATGCAGTTAAGCAAAAACAGCTCTTAATGGATATTATTGAAAATGAAGCTTCATATCCTAAGAATCAAAAAGATTTTGAAAAAAAATTAGGTTTAACTGCTTCTGTCTTAAATACAGCTGTTAAACGTGGGTGGCTAAAACGAAAAGAAGTTGAAGTTTATCGAGATCCTTTATCAGGATTTAAAGACAATAAAAAAAGTGCTCCTGTTAAATTAAATGATGAACAACAATTTGCTTTGAATCAAATAACAGCAGCGATTGATAAAAGAAAAGCTGAAACGTTCTTATTAGAAGGAATTACAGGTAGTGGAAAAACTGAAGTATATTTACATGCCATCAGTAAAGCATTAGAACAAGGGCGTAATGCCTTAATGCTTGTTCCAGAAATATCTTTAACACCGCAAATGGTTCGCCAAGTAAAATCAAGATTTGGTCAAGCCGTTGCAGTATTGCACAGTGCACTTTCTGAAGGCGAAAAGTATGATGAATGGCGTAGAATTCGTCGTGGTGAAACTAGGGTAGTAGTAGGTGCTAGAAGTGCAGTATTTGCACCATTAGATAATATCGGCTTAATTGTAATTGATGAAGAACATGAATCTTCATATAAGCAGGAAACCGATCCGCGTTATAATGCTCGTGATGTAGCGATTTGGCGTAGTAAGTATCATCATTGTCCATTGGTTTTAGGGAGTGCAACACCATCTTTAGGAAGTCGTGCTCGGGCTCAGAAAAATGTATATAAATTATTGCGTTTAACTAAAAGAGCAAATAATAAAAAATTGCCTAAAGTAAACTTAATTGATTTGAAGCATGTTCAATTTGCAGGTGGTCAATTTGATCTATCAGTTAATTTAGTTGATGCGATTAAGAAGCGTTTGGATAATAAAGAGCAAGTCATTTTGATGCTCAATAGACGTGGCTTTGCTAATTTTATGCTATGTAGAGAATGTGGCTTTGTATTAAAATGTCCTAATTGTGATGTCTCATTAAATTTACATAAGGATACTAATAGCATGCAATGTCATTATTGTGGGCATACTGAACGTGTTCCTAGTCGTTGCCCTAATTGTCAGAGTTCTAAAATTAGATTTTTAGGTACAGGTACGCAAAAAGTACAAGAAGAATTGGAAGAACTTTTACCCGGCGCAAGAATTTTGCGTATGGATGTAGATACCACTAGAAAAAAAAGTAGTTACAAACGTATATTAGATTCTTTTGGTAACCATGAAGCGGATATTTTATTAGGAACGCAGATGATTGCTAAAGGTTTGGATTTTCCTAATGTAACCTTAGTTGGAGTAATTAATGCAGATACTGGCTTGTGGTTATCAGATTATAATGCATCGGAAAAAACATTTGAATTATTGACTCAAGTAGCAGGTCGGGCTGGCCGGGCTAATAAAGAAGGAGAAGTTTTAATTCAAACTTATAATCCAGAACACTATGCAATTCAGTTAGCTCAAACGCAAAATTATGAACGATTTTACGGATATGAAATGAATGTCCGTCATGCAGGAAATTATCCACCATACTTTTTTACAGTGTTAATTTCAATTGCTGCAAAAAAAGAACAAAATGCAGCTAGAGAAGCATTTAGGATTAAACGATACTTATCACAACATTTGCATGAGGAGATGATTATTTTAGGTCCAACACCAAGTGCAATTTCTCGAGTAAAAAATCAATATTATTATCAAATGCTGGTAAAATATAAAAAAGAACCAAATATAAAAGAATTATTACACCATATTCAAGATTCAGCTCAAGAAGCTAAGAAATATGGTTTAAATGTATTTATTGATAATGAACCAGAAAAAATAATGTAAGGGGATGCTCAAATGACATCAGTAATATTTATGGGAACACCTGAATTTTCTGTTCCAGTACTTGAAGGTTTGATCGAAGCAGGTTATGAAATAAGGGCTGTTGTTACACAACCAGATAAAAAAGTTGGTCGTAAGCAAAAAATTGCCAAGACTCCAGCTAAGATTGCTGCTGAAAAGCATGATTTACCAGTTCTTCAACCCGTTAAATTATCAGGATCAGAAGAGATGAATCAATTGATTGATATGCATGCAGATTTAATTGTAACTGCAGCATATGGTCAATTTTTGCCCACTAAATTTTTGAAGTCTGTTAATATTGCGGCCGTTAATGTCCATGGTTCACTTTTACCTAAATATCGTGGTGGGGCACCAATCCAATATTCGTTAATTAATGGCGACAAAGAAACTGGTATCACTATTATGGAAATGGTTAAGAAAATGGATGCGGGTGATATCTACGCTCAAGAGGCAATCAAAATTGAACCAGAAGATAATGCTGGAACCTTATTTAGCAAATTATCAATTCTTGGTAGAGATTTATTACTTAAAACTTTACCTTCAATCATTGATGGAAGTGTTAAAAAGACTCCACAAGATCCTGATAAAGTAGTCTTTTCACCAAATATTACTAAAGAACAAGAACGTTTAAGTATTGATATGACCGCTGAACAAGCAAATAATATGATTCGTGCTTTGAATCCAGATCCAGGTGCTTATTTAATGATTAATGGTCAAAGATTCAAAGTATGGGAGGCTGAAGTTGCTAGCGATTCTTCAAGTTTAGAAGCTGGTACTGTGGTTGCTAATAAAGGGCGTTTTGCAATTAGTTTCGCTGATAATACAGTTTTGAACTTATTAGAAGTACAACCAAGTGGTAAAAAGAGAATGAATATTAAGAACTTCTTAAATGGTCAAGGTAGTAAGTTTGTCACAGGTGAAGAAATTGTCGACAAGTAAAAGTGCCCGTGCAATTAGTTTAGAAACTTTAATTAAAGTTTTAGGAAATGGATCGTATTCTAATATTAGTTTAAATAATAGTCTTAAAAATTCTGATCTCGCAATTGCTGATCAAAATTTGGCTACAAGAATAGTTTATGGGACAATCCAATATCGAATTTTTTTAGAATATCAATTAAATGGTTTAATTAAAACTAAGCTCACAGAGAAGTACATTAAACCACTATTGTTGATGTCGCTTTATCAAATTATTTTCTTAGATAAGGTTCCTAATCGTGCTATCTTAGATGAAGCAAATAAATTAGCTAAAAAATTTGGTAAGCATCATTCTTCAGGCTATCGAATAGTAAACGGTATTTTGCGTTCTTTTATTAGACGAGGCGTGATTTTACCGGATAAAAATAATGAAATTGAATATTTAAGCATAAAAGAAAGCGTGCCAGAATGGTTAGTCAAATACTTGATTTCTAACTGGGGCATTGAAAAAACTAAGTCTGTCTTAAGTAGTATTAATGAACCTGCTAAAAATAGTGTACGTATCTCTATGTTTAGTGACAAAAAGAAAGTATTTGAAGAATTAGATAATGAGGGCTTTAATCCTAATTGGTCTAACTTATCTGCTAATGATATAGTTTTAGATCATGGTGGTGTTAGTCAAAGCAACTTATTTAAGAGTGGGAATTTGACAATTCAAGATGAAGCGGCTAGCTTAGTTGTAGAAGCTTTTGATTTTGATAAAGATAAACCAGAACATGTTTTGGATGCATGCAGTGCACCAGGTGGTAAAACAGTCCAATTGGCTGAGAGCTTTAAGAATGGAACGGTTACTGCGCTGGATATTCATGAAAAGAAGTTACGTTTAGTAAAAGAAAATGCTAAGCGGATGCACGTATCCGATAAAGTTAAAACACAAGCCTGTGATGCGCGTGAGGCTCAAGCTAGGTTTGATGCTGGTGAGTTTACCAAGATTTTAGTTGATGCTCCTTGTTCTGGTCTTGGATTGCTTAGACGCAAACCAGAAATTCGTTATACTAAAAGTTTAAAAGATTTAAAAAATTTGCAAAAAATCCAATTGGCAATTTTAGATTCTGTTAGTTTACTTTTACATGTAAATGGTGAATTAGTTTATTCCACTTGTTCAATTTCAATGGAAGAAAATGAAGATGTGGTTAAAAAGTTTTTACAAACACATTCTAATTTTGAATTAAAGCCTTTTAAATTAAGTAAGTTAGAATCGAAAACAGGAATGTTAAAGATAATGCCTGATCAAGATGGAAATGATGGATTTTTCATTGCAAAATTTAAGTTACGAGGTTAGATTTTTGATTGAAACAGCATATGCTTCAAGTATCGGTAAGGTACGAAAGAGCAATCAAGATTTTGTACAAGTTTTTAAAAATCATGCAGATATTACCCTAGCAATCGTTTGTGACGGTATGGGTGGTCATCAAGGTGGTGACGTTGCTTCAACAATGGCAGTGACGCATTTAGGGCATAATTTTAAGATGACGGATTTCACTAATGCTGATCTTGCACAAAAATGGCTAGAAGTACAATTAAAGTCTGAAAATGAAACTATTTTAAAAACAGCTGATAAGTTCCCTGATTTAAATGGAATGGGTACTACAATTGTATTGGCTTTTGCTTTTGCGGATACAGCTTTGATTGCACATTTAGGTGATTCTCGTGCGTATAATTATTCTGAGGGGAAATTCGTCCAATTAACTGAAGATCATTCATTAGTCAATGAATTAGTCAAAATGCGACAAATTACTAGAGAACAAGCTAAGCATCATCCTCAAAAAAACATAATTACACAAGCTCTGGGTGTTTCGAGTACAATTGACCCTGAATTTGATGAAATAAAATTAGGTGAAAATGATATTATCTTACTTTGTACAGATGGATTAACTAACTCACTTAATGATCCGCAAATTCAACAAATTTTGGCCACTAAAGAGCTTAGTTTAAAAGAACGTTGTAATAAGTTAATTAGCGAAGCTAATCGATTGGGCGGTGGTGATAATATTACCGTCTGCCTAATTTGGAACAAGGAGGACAAGAGCAGTGATCGATAAAGGTTATCTGCTTGGTGAGCGCTATCGCATCATTGATACACTGGGTGAAGGCGGGATGGCGAATGTTTATCTAGCTGAAGATATTATTTTGCAACGTAAAGTTGCTGTGAAAATACTACGACTGGATTTACAAAATGAATCTCAAACGCAAGCTCGTTTTCAAAGAGAAGCTTTAGCTACTAGTGAATTAAGTCATCCTAATATTGTTTCTGTTCTTGATGTAGGAACAGATCATGGTTTGCCTTATATGGTGATGGAATATGTTGATGGTCCGGATTTAAAAGATTATATTCGTGAGAATTCTCCATTAGATTTACGTGAAGTAATTCAAATTATGGACCAGATTTTGAGTGCCGTAGCTCTTGCTCACAAGCACAATGTAATTCATCGTGATTTAAAGCCGCAAAATATTTTAATGGATAAAAGAGGCAATATTAAAATTGCGGATTTTGGTATTGCTGTAGCACTTAATCAGAGTTCTATTACTCAAACTAATTCTGTGATGGGCTCTGTTCATTATATGTCACCAGAACAAACACGTGGCGGATTAGTAACTAGGCAATCAGATATATATTCTTTGGGGATTATTTTATATGAATTGATTACGGGAACAGTACCATTTAATGGTGATACACCTGTTTCAATTGCATTAAAGCATGCGCAAGAGCCAATACCCTCTATTAGAAAAAAAGATAGAAGTGTACCACAGGCATTAGAAAATGTGGTTTTAAAGGCTACAGCTAAAGATCCACGAGATCGATATCCATCTGCGCAAGCAATGAAGGCTGATCTTGATAGCAGCTTAGATCCTGCAAGAGCAGATGAGCCCGTATTTGTTCCAACTCATGGTAATAATGATGATAAAACTATTGTATTACCAGGTTTTAAACCGCAAAAAGATCCTGCTCCGGAAACAGAAAAAGAAGAAGTAGTTTCAAGTGAGAAAGAAGATAAAACGAGCTTTTGGCAAAATGTTAAAAAGCATAAATGGTGGTGGATTTTCTCTATCATTGCGGCTGGATTAATCATATTTATTATGATTTTTGCTTTGAGTGGTAACAGCAATAAACCAACACAGGTTAACATTCCAGATGTCACTAACGTAGCTGAAAAAGAAGCCGAAAACAGATTGAAGGCTGCTGGATTACAAGTTGGACGAATTATTAGACGACAATCAGACGATGTTAAAAAAGGCTATGTAATAGCCACAAGACCTACTGCTGGCAATAGCGTAAACAAAGGAAATTCAGTTAATCTAATTGTTTCAAGCGGCTCAAGTATGGTAAAAGTGCCAGATGTTGTTGGTGATAGATATGATGAAGCTGCAGAAAAATTAGAAAATATGGGTTTTGATGTTATAAGGGAAGATCAATATTCCAATAAGGTTCCACCTAATGATATTATTTCTCAAAGTATTGCAGCCGATGTTGAAGTGAAACCAACTCAAACTAGTATTACTTTAGTAGTATCTAAAGGTAAGAGTGCACGTCCTAAGAATAATACTGTAACCTTAAAAGATTTGCGTAACTACTCATTAAAGAGTGCGCAAGATTATGCAAAAGAAAATAATCTAACTTTGCAAATTAATCAAGAGTATTCAGATGATGTTGAAAAAGGACTGGTAATCTCAATGGATCCAGGTCCTGATACTAAGGTTGATAAAGGCTCAACAGTTACAATTAAGGTCTCTAAAGGCCCTAAAGAAGAAAAAGATACTACAATTACTAAGACATTTACAGTTAATTATGTAGGTGATAACCTTAATAAAGGTGAAAAAACTGATAATGAGAAAGAAAATAGTAGCGAGACTTCAAGTGAAGTAAGCGAAAGCAAAGGAGATCACGTTCAAATTTATATTAAGGATGATGATCATTCTTTGAGTAATATTTATCGAGACCTATATATTAAACGTGATATGAGCTTTTCAATTCCATTTTCTCTTAAGAATGGAAATGGCGAATTAAGAGTAGTTCGTAATGGTGATACGATTTTGAATGAAAAGGTGACAAAATAAAATGAAACTAGCACAAGGAACTGTTGTTGGTTTAATTGCTGGTTATTATGATGTTGAAACTGCTACGGGTATCGTGAGAACGCGTGCTCGTGGCGTTTTTCGTCAGAAAAAGCAAAAGCCTGCAGTAGGAGATCGTGTAGAAATTCAAATAGACGATAAAGGCATGAGCTATTTGGTTGAGATCTTACCACGTATAAATAGGATTGGTCGGCCAGCTGTAGCGAATGTGAGTCATGTATTGCTAGTAATTTCTGCAGTTGAACCTGATTTTTCGTTAGAATTACTCGATCGTTTTTTGACCTTTTTTTCTTGGCAAAAAGTAAATGTTACTATTTATTTATCTAAAGCGGATTTGATTAGTGAACAGAGATTAAATGAGATAAAAGAATCATTAGATTATTATCAAAAAATTGGTTATCCCGTATTTATTGATTATCATCATTTGGAAGAAAAAATTGGTGATATGATAAAAGACAATCAAATTTGGACTTTAGCTGGACAATCGGGTGCTGGTAAATCTACATTACTTAACCATTTGAAAAAGGATGCAAAT contains these protein-coding regions:
- the priA gene encoding primosomal protein N'; amino-acid sequence: MIAKVVVDVAAKQTDRIFEYHIPVELEKDIKVGSRVVVPFGPRKIQGFVVGLSEDSEFKGQLKDLLVVVDEMPPLTPELVTLSADLAENIYSYRIKILQAMLPWVMRANYRKLLVPANAQAEKMQFFQGDPIDLNKITDLKDIKKIRKLLRDGDAKIEYVVENKAKKKKENQYELVLESEEYTKIYNTLRQNAVKQKQLLMDIIENEASYPKNQKDFEKKLGLTASVLNTAVKRGWLKRKEVEVYRDPLSGFKDNKKSAPVKLNDEQQFALNQITAAIDKRKAETFLLEGITGSGKTEVYLHAISKALEQGRNALMLVPEISLTPQMVRQVKSRFGQAVAVLHSALSEGEKYDEWRRIRRGETRVVVGARSAVFAPLDNIGLIVIDEEHESSYKQETDPRYNARDVAIWRSKYHHCPLVLGSATPSLGSRARAQKNVYKLLRLTKRANNKKLPKVNLIDLKHVQFAGGQFDLSVNLVDAIKKRLDNKEQVILMLNRRGFANFMLCRECGFVLKCPNCDVSLNLHKDTNSMQCHYCGHTERVPSRCPNCQSSKIRFLGTGTQKVQEELEELLPGARILRMDVDTTRKKSSYKRILDSFGNHEADILLGTQMIAKGLDFPNVTLVGVINADTGLWLSDYNASEKTFELLTQVAGRAGRANKEGEVLIQTYNPEHYAIQLAQTQNYERFYGYEMNVRHAGNYPPYFFTVLISIAAKKEQNAAREAFRIKRYLSQHLHEEMIILGPTPSAISRVKNQYYYQMLVKYKKEPNIKELLHHIQDSAQEAKKYGLNVFIDNEPEKIM
- the fmt gene encoding methionyl-tRNA formyltransferase, giving the protein MTSVIFMGTPEFSVPVLEGLIEAGYEIRAVVTQPDKKVGRKQKIAKTPAKIAAEKHDLPVLQPVKLSGSEEMNQLIDMHADLIVTAAYGQFLPTKFLKSVNIAAVNVHGSLLPKYRGGAPIQYSLINGDKETGITIMEMVKKMDAGDIYAQEAIKIEPEDNAGTLFSKLSILGRDLLLKTLPSIIDGSVKKTPQDPDKVVFSPNITKEQERLSIDMTAEQANNMIRALNPDPGAYLMINGQRFKVWEAEVASDSSSLEAGTVVANKGRFAISFADNTVLNLLEVQPSGKKRMNIKNFLNGQGSKFVTGEEIVDK
- the rsmB gene encoding 16S rRNA (cytosine(967)-C(5))-methyltransferase RsmB gives rise to the protein MVKVVSLSQVKKLSTSKSARAISLETLIKVLGNGSYSNISLNNSLKNSDLAIADQNLATRIVYGTIQYRIFLEYQLNGLIKTKLTEKYIKPLLLMSLYQIIFLDKVPNRAILDEANKLAKKFGKHHSSGYRIVNGILRSFIRRGVILPDKNNEIEYLSIKESVPEWLVKYLISNWGIEKTKSVLSSINEPAKNSVRISMFSDKKKVFEELDNEGFNPNWSNLSANDIVLDHGGVSQSNLFKSGNLTIQDEAASLVVEAFDFDKDKPEHVLDACSAPGGKTVQLAESFKNGTVTALDIHEKKLRLVKENAKRMHVSDKVKTQACDAREAQARFDAGEFTKILVDAPCSGLGLLRRKPEIRYTKSLKDLKNLQKIQLAILDSVSLLLHVNGELVYSTCSISMEENEDVVKKFLQTHSNFELKPFKLSKLESKTGMLKIMPDQDGNDGFFIAKFKLRG
- a CDS encoding Stp1/IreP family PP2C-type Ser/Thr phosphatase, whose amino-acid sequence is MIETAYASSIGKVRKSNQDFVQVFKNHADITLAIVCDGMGGHQGGDVASTMAVTHLGHNFKMTDFTNADLAQKWLEVQLKSENETILKTADKFPDLNGMGTTIVLAFAFADTALIAHLGDSRAYNYSEGKFVQLTEDHSLVNELVKMRQITREQAKHHPQKNIITQALGVSSTIDPEFDEIKLGENDIILLCTDGLTNSLNDPQIQQILATKELSLKERCNKLISEANRLGGGDNITVCLIWNKEDKSSDR
- the pknB gene encoding Stk1 family PASTA domain-containing Ser/Thr kinase, which encodes MIDKGYLLGERYRIIDTLGEGGMANVYLAEDIILQRKVAVKILRLDLQNESQTQARFQREALATSELSHPNIVSVLDVGTDHGLPYMVMEYVDGPDLKDYIRENSPLDLREVIQIMDQILSAVALAHKHNVIHRDLKPQNILMDKRGNIKIADFGIAVALNQSSITQTNSVMGSVHYMSPEQTRGGLVTRQSDIYSLGIILYELITGTVPFNGDTPVSIALKHAQEPIPSIRKKDRSVPQALENVVLKATAKDPRDRYPSAQAMKADLDSSLDPARADEPVFVPTHGNNDDKTIVLPGFKPQKDPAPETEKEEVVSSEKEDKTSFWQNVKKHKWWWIFSIIAAGLIIFIMIFALSGNSNKPTQVNIPDVTNVAEKEAENRLKAAGLQVGRIIRRQSDDVKKGYVIATRPTAGNSVNKGNSVNLIVSSGSSMVKVPDVVGDRYDEAAEKLENMGFDVIREDQYSNKVPPNDIISQSIAADVEVKPTQTSITLVVSKGKSARPKNNTVTLKDLRNYSLKSAQDYAKENNLTLQINQEYSDDVEKGLVISMDPGPDTKVDKGSTVTIKVSKGPKEEKDTTITKTFTVNYVGDNLNKGEKTDNEKENSSETSSEVSESKGDHVQIYIKDDDHSLSNIYRDLYIKRDMSFSIPFSLKNGNGELRVVRNGDTILNEKVTK
- the rsgA gene encoding ribosome small subunit-dependent GTPase A — protein: MKLAQGTVVGLIAGYYDVETATGIVRTRARGVFRQKKQKPAVGDRVEIQIDDKGMSYLVEILPRINRIGRPAVANVSHVLLVISAVEPDFSLELLDRFLTFFSWQKVNVTIYLSKADLISEQRLNEIKESLDYYQKIGYPVFIDYHHLEEKIGDMIKDNQIWTLAGQSGAGKSTLLNHLKKDANQTTGAISTSLNRGKHTTRKVELFKLGHGFLADTPGFSSIDLTPIKLNELCNYFIEFKRASKKCKFRGCQHIKEPGCEVKKLLEEGKILHSRYDDYLAMRTEINEGRMPEYLK